The Planctomycetia bacterium genome includes a window with the following:
- a CDS encoding serine/threonine protein kinase, producing the protein MILIVFNLKHKSSYEARTTTNVLSESVAGHYVRKATRALEDEYMVDAMSNVADEALLEVIEKSGLISPATLTKAIGELESLAGSDARGDGLRLLEHLVASELLTPWQAGKLRQHRHKGFLLGNYKLLSRLGAGGMSSVYLAEHIHMRQLRALKVLPRERVADASYLARFYREARAAAALDHPNIVQAYDIDSDGETHFLVVEYIDGSDLQKLVTRKGPLSYASAVDVMRQVASGLAHAHKVGVVHRDIKPANLFVDAEGTVKILDMGLARFTAEEIEQQASLTQMHDERVLGTTNYLAPEQAIDSHTVDGRADIYSLGCTFYFLLTGSPPFPSGTVAQRLMKHINERPEPISTRRPGVPRELEAIFDKLTAKQPNSRYQSAAEVEQIFRDWEGSNEHDVPDSGLVIRTKPPEESSQRRSKSASMTFTEERVASPTKDTLGGRGDRTGIRDQPPPQDDDLQLADDDAPVRTRAGEVRNSNSRSSPATKKVENPAAAPIANARQEPPIKVADGAAARNNDFMAELMSAAESAAPAPMLPGPIASGKKPAPLVAAKPRPPASEADEGESVKKDLDRLFRRHPIFATIIFGMFAVMLVLGLYYMIRSSHDAPSSSSSSGTSRDQ; encoded by the coding sequence GAGAAGAGCGGTCTCATTTCACCTGCGACGCTGACGAAGGCGATCGGTGAGTTGGAATCGCTCGCCGGTAGCGATGCGCGCGGCGACGGCCTTCGCTTGCTCGAGCACTTGGTCGCTTCGGAATTGCTGACCCCTTGGCAAGCGGGAAAGTTGCGGCAACATCGGCACAAGGGGTTCTTGCTCGGCAATTATAAATTGCTCAGCAGGCTCGGCGCCGGAGGGATGAGCAGCGTTTATCTTGCCGAGCATATTCACATGCGGCAACTGCGGGCACTCAAAGTGTTGCCGCGCGAGCGGGTCGCCGACGCGTCGTATCTGGCCCGCTTCTATCGCGAGGCGCGGGCCGCCGCCGCGCTCGATCATCCGAACATCGTCCAAGCTTACGACATCGACAGCGACGGTGAAACGCATTTCCTGGTCGTCGAATATATCGACGGCTCCGACTTACAAAAACTGGTCACGCGTAAAGGACCGTTGTCGTATGCCTCGGCGGTCGACGTCATGCGGCAAGTCGCCTCGGGCCTCGCGCATGCCCACAAGGTCGGAGTCGTGCATCGCGACATCAAGCCGGCCAATCTCTTCGTCGACGCCGAAGGAACGGTGAAGATCCTCGATATGGGCCTCGCGCGCTTCACGGCCGAAGAGATCGAACAACAAGCGTCGCTGACGCAGATGCACGACGAACGGGTACTCGGAACCACGAACTATCTGGCACCCGAGCAAGCGATCGACAGCCATACGGTCGATGGGCGCGCCGATATTTATAGTCTCGGCTGCACCTTCTATTTCTTGCTGACCGGTTCGCCGCCGTTTCCGAGCGGAACTGTCGCCCAGCGGTTGATGAAGCACATTAACGAGCGTCCGGAACCGATCTCTACTCGCAGACCGGGAGTGCCGCGCGAGTTGGAAGCGATCTTCGACAAGCTGACCGCCAAGCAACCGAACTCGCGATATCAATCGGCCGCGGAAGTCGAGCAGATCTTTCGCGATTGGGAGGGTAGCAACGAGCATGACGTTCCCGACTCGGGTCTCGTGATCCGCACGAAGCCTCCGGAGGAATCTTCGCAGCGGCGCTCGAAGTCGGCCTCGATGACGTTCACGGAAGAGCGCGTCGCGTCCCCCACGAAAGACACGCTCGGCGGGCGAGGAGATCGAACGGGAATCCGCGATCAGCCCCCGCCCCAGGACGACGACCTGCAACTAGCCGACGACGATGCTCCCGTGCGTACGCGAGCCGGCGAGGTTCGCAACTCCAATTCGCGCAGCTCTCCTGCAACGAAGAAGGTCGAGAATCCCGCCGCGGCGCCGATCGCCAACGCCCGCCAAGAGCCGCCAATAAAAGTCGCCGATGGAGCCGCAGCGAGAAACAACGACTTTATGGCGGAATTGATGAGCGCCGCAGAAAGCGCAGCTCCGGCCCCTATGCTGCCGGGCCCGATCGCGAGCGGAAAAAAACCGGCACCGCTCGTCGCTGCGAAGCCACGGCCTCCGGCGTCCGAGGCCGACGAAGGGGAGTCCGTAAAGAAGGATCTCGACCGGCTTTTCCGTCGTCACCCGATTTTTGCGACGATCATATTCGGAATGTTTGCCGTGATGCTTGTATTAGGATTATATTATATGATAAGAAGTTCTCATGACGCGCCCTCGTCTTCAAGCTCCTCCGGTACCTCACGCGACCAATAG
- a CDS encoding serine/threonine protein kinase: MSNLTGDQIFELIEKSGLITADSLTKALADFEAEVGPEAKTEGPKFIEYLQRVGLVTEWQSEKLLQGRHKGFFLGNYKLLRHLGSGGMSAVFLSEHKHMRQRRAIKVLPQARVNDSSYLGRFYREARAAAALDHPNIVRAYDVDNDGDNHFLVMEYVEGNDLQKIVSSGGVLPYETAAEYMRQSAAGLVHAHQVGLIHRDIKPANLLVDPKGVVKVLDMGLARFADDEKQASLTQVHEENVLGTADYLAPEQAINSHTVDARADIYSLGCTFYFALTGHPPFNEGTLTQRLLMHQQKEPPSITIDRPDAPRDLLAICKKMMAKKLDERYQNAGEVEHALTQWLIDRGAMRPSQAANYSAPTAGAGANNANRQAPANPGARQPGSPPTGQRIIPKGRIAGDGGPPVGDTLSGQGQATTKGPAGKKPGTDGKTADGRKNDPNDSPSKIGKKIPMAKALGADTAAPPAANPKASPKTNNDSSGAFNFNINTGGDSDVLSSKQGKKGATKPGESGKTGSGKGLSDKPASGSGKGSAAAKAPAPTPTPTPVKGQKSGPTKGNTPAVVTASAEAAKTDPADPAAPKPKLRRKRKVTAKDMWLFGLGVLIVSAGLVAALVYVLNSQEAQKKAEREAKEAAAAAKPTGTAKSPTAADAPAPVAAPASTAPILSLPKLKPVAPPTPADPDAAPALPSIPAPKLK, encoded by the coding sequence ATGTCGAACCTTACCGGCGACCAAATTTTCGAGCTTATCGAGAAGAGCGGCCTTATTACGGCCGACTCGCTTACGAAAGCGCTGGCCGATTTCGAGGCCGAGGTCGGCCCGGAAGCAAAGACCGAAGGGCCGAAGTTCATCGAGTATCTGCAGCGGGTCGGGCTCGTTACCGAATGGCAGAGCGAAAAGCTGTTGCAAGGCCGGCACAAAGGCTTCTTTCTCGGCAACTATAAGCTGCTTCGCCACCTGGGCTCCGGCGGCATGAGCGCCGTGTTCCTTTCCGAACACAAGCACATGCGGCAACGCCGCGCCATCAAAGTGTTGCCGCAGGCGCGCGTCAACGACTCTTCGTACCTGGGCCGTTTCTATCGCGAAGCGCGAGCCGCCGCGGCCCTCGATCATCCGAACATCGTTCGCGCCTACGACGTCGACAACGACGGCGACAACCATTTTCTCGTCATGGAATACGTCGAAGGGAACGATCTGCAAAAGATCGTCTCTTCAGGGGGCGTGCTCCCTTACGAGACGGCCGCGGAATACATGCGGCAGTCGGCGGCAGGGCTCGTGCATGCCCATCAGGTCGGCCTGATTCACCGCGACATCAAGCCCGCGAACTTGCTGGTCGATCCCAAGGGGGTCGTCAAGGTTCTCGACATGGGCTTGGCCCGCTTCGCCGACGACGAAAAGCAGGCCTCGCTCACGCAGGTTCACGAAGAAAACGTCCTCGGAACGGCCGACTATCTCGCACCCGAGCAGGCGATCAACAGCCACACGGTCGACGCGCGGGCCGACATCTATAGCCTGGGCTGCACCTTCTACTTCGCGCTAACCGGCCATCCGCCGTTCAACGAAGGAACATTGACCCAACGCCTGCTGATGCACCAGCAGAAAGAGCCCCCTTCGATCACGATCGACCGGCCCGACGCCCCTCGCGACTTGCTTGCGATCTGCAAGAAGATGATGGCGAAGAAGCTCGACGAGCGCTATCAAAACGCCGGCGAGGTCGAGCACGCGCTCACGCAGTGGCTCATCGACCGAGGCGCGATGCGCCCCAGCCAAGCCGCGAACTATTCGGCTCCGACCGCAGGCGCGGGGGCGAATAACGCCAATCGACAAGCACCGGCGAACCCGGGCGCTCGGCAGCCGGGTTCGCCTCCGACCGGACAACGGATCATCCCGAAAGGACGCATCGCCGGCGACGGAGGACCGCCCGTCGGCGATACGCTTTCGGGCCAAGGACAGGCGACGACCAAGGGCCCGGCCGGAAAAAAGCCTGGCACCGACGGAAAAACGGCCGACGGACGCAAAAACGACCCGAACGACAGCCCTTCGAAGATCGGCAAGAAGATCCCGATGGCGAAGGCGCTGGGAGCGGACACCGCCGCACCACCGGCAGCGAATCCGAAGGCAAGTCCTAAGACGAATAACGACTCGTCGGGGGCCTTCAACTTCAACATCAACACGGGCGGCGACAGCGACGTCCTCTCGAGCAAGCAAGGGAAGAAGGGGGCGACCAAGCCGGGCGAGAGCGGCAAAACCGGATCGGGAAAAGGGCTTTCCGATAAGCCTGCCTCGGGCTCGGGTAAAGGCTCGGCTGCGGCCAAAGCTCCGGCTCCGACTCCAACTCCGACTCCGGTCAAAGGCCAGAAGTCGGGCCCCACGAAGGGGAACACCCCGGCGGTCGTCACGGCTTCCGCCGAGGCAGCGAAGACCGACCCGGCCGATCCTGCGGCACCCAAACCGAAGCTGCGCCGTAAAAGGAAAGTCACGGCGAAGGACATGTGGCTGTTCGGCCTGGGAGTCCTCATCGTCTCGGCAGGGCTCGTTGCCGCGCTGGTGTATGTGCTGAACTCTCAGGAAGCTCAGAAAAAGGCGGAGCGCGAGGCCAAGGAGGCCGCGGCGGCCGCCAAGCCGACGGGCACCGCGAAGTCGCCGACCGCTGCGGACGCTCCCGCTCCCGTGGCCGCTCCAGCGTCGACGGCTCCGATCCTATCGCTGCCGAAGCTGAAGCCGGTGGCACCGCCGACCCCGGCCGATCCGGATGCGGCACCCGCGCTCCCTTCGATTCCCGCGCCGAAATTGAAGTAG